The proteins below are encoded in one region of Candidatus Krumholzibacteriia bacterium:
- a CDS encoding phosphotransferase, with protein sequence MSLLTASERFELAVDVEHARTVVDFALDAMALPPSNESLRVTRVFPSGDGMCIQYVAERKSPGGPVRVILCGFLPFEEDAFPDWAGQGTAFRMPGSGLVVPAFPFDPGLPALRGMLSGEGLVAWLRECGVGVTDAGAVETKLLGYRLLRRCVLKHTVRGADGRIERIVTKLVRPRRGGAMASTWRALSGAGPADVRLPRLLAVNEASGAVGMEHVAGRSLHDCIGDVGFADACEAAGEVLNALYARSVPNGLPARSAADELRSLDRCGGLMARTCPADTGPVERLITRLKRFPPPTPVPRVAHGDFYDKQLILSSGGMVMIDWDLACAGDPAMDAGNFLAHLELRELQHPAAGDGIEAGRLRLLATLAGCSEGERWWRAASLTRLAVLYRWRPRWRHLFPAIVAKADEALDRGGYR encoded by the coding sequence ATGAGCCTGCTGACGGCATCGGAACGTTTCGAACTCGCGGTTGATGTCGAGCATGCGCGGACGGTGGTGGACTTTGCGCTCGACGCGATGGCGCTGCCGCCGTCCAACGAATCGCTGCGCGTGACCCGCGTCTTCCCTTCGGGCGACGGGATGTGCATCCAGTACGTCGCGGAACGGAAGTCGCCCGGCGGGCCGGTGCGCGTCATCCTGTGCGGGTTCCTCCCCTTTGAAGAGGACGCCTTCCCGGACTGGGCCGGTCAGGGCACGGCCTTCCGCATGCCGGGCTCGGGACTCGTGGTTCCCGCGTTTCCGTTCGACCCGGGGCTTCCCGCGCTGCGCGGGATGCTCTCCGGCGAAGGTCTGGTGGCCTGGCTGCGGGAGTGCGGCGTGGGCGTCACCGATGCGGGTGCGGTGGAGACGAAGCTGCTGGGATACCGCCTGCTGCGCCGATGCGTGCTGAAGCACACCGTGCGCGGTGCGGACGGGAGGATCGAACGAATCGTGACCAAGCTCGTGCGCCCGCGCCGCGGCGGGGCGATGGCGTCGACCTGGCGTGCGCTCTCCGGCGCGGGGCCCGCGGACGTCCGCCTGCCCCGCCTCCTGGCCGTCAACGAGGCGTCCGGAGCGGTCGGGATGGAGCATGTTGCGGGCCGTTCGTTGCACGACTGTATCGGTGACGTCGGTTTTGCCGACGCGTGTGAGGCCGCGGGCGAGGTGCTCAACGCGCTGTACGCCCGGTCCGTTCCGAACGGCCTGCCCGCGCGTTCTGCCGCGGATGAGTTGAGGTCGCTCGATCGATGCGGCGGGCTCATGGCACGCACGTGCCCGGCGGACACGGGGCCGGTGGAACGGCTGATCACCAGGCTGAAGCGATTCCCCCCGCCGACGCCGGTCCCGCGCGTCGCACACGGTGATTTCTACGACAAGCAACTCATCCTCTCTTCCGGAGGCATGGTCATGATCGACTGGGACCTCGCATGCGCTGGCGACCCGGCCATGGATGCGGGCAACTTTCTGGCGCACCTCGAGCTCAGGGAGCTGCAGCATCCGGCTGCGGGCGACGGCATCGAGGCGGGAAGGCTGCGGCTGCTGGCCACGCTGGCGGGTTGCAGCGAAGGGGAACGTTGGTGGCGGGCTGCGTCTCTGACGCGGCTCGCGGTCCTGTATCGCTGGAGACCACGATGGAGGCATCTGTTTCCCGCGATCGTTGCGAAGGCCGACGAGGCCCTCGACCGAGGTGGCTACAGATGA
- a CDS encoding phosphotransferase, whose product MQSDGSRSPQLIPADPGLPGLELAFDPDGVMDALAGRATGADPPEKVRITYVRYKPGTSCVVAYAFAFRGAEPPLAGYAKVYGDSDFEIALAKVADRRWQGERGLPAYLVLERERLILFFYPHDAELPGLRLFANPKGMQRALYAHVRHRFPEDRWRISDSRLRVSLVRYKPEKRAVLRVETKAIERDGEERRNLVVYGRAYTAGLAAGRFDAMRSLEEQASVRGVRVPTALACLPSEGVILVDCLAGAPVTVPVLGADGSLPARIGAALHRVHQCRPRGVERLARAKIMDGCAATAASIAAVAPGLAGPARRVTETLRRLSARVPAGEEGLVHGDFHPGQILADGEDVGLLDFDRAHLGEVDEDLGNFRAHLLAAGGMDAGACDAVMEAMFAAHGRGWRRDSRATGFWTATGLINLAVQPFRTQEPAWHEQMSARLSLCEAILR is encoded by the coding sequence ATGCAGTCGGATGGATCCCGCTCCCCGCAACTCATCCCCGCCGATCCGGGACTTCCCGGTCTGGAGCTGGCGTTCGATCCCGATGGCGTCATGGACGCGCTTGCGGGAAGAGCGACGGGTGCGGATCCTCCGGAGAAGGTCCGGATCACATACGTGCGCTACAAGCCCGGCACGAGCTGCGTCGTCGCGTACGCCTTCGCCTTCCGCGGCGCGGAGCCGCCCCTTGCCGGCTACGCGAAGGTCTACGGTGACTCCGACTTCGAGATCGCGCTGGCCAAGGTTGCGGACCGGCGCTGGCAGGGCGAGCGTGGGCTCCCGGCATATCTGGTGCTCGAGCGGGAGCGCTTGATCCTGTTCTTTTATCCGCACGACGCCGAGCTGCCCGGGCTGCGGCTCTTTGCGAATCCCAAGGGCATGCAGCGCGCCCTGTATGCCCACGTGCGCCATCGCTTCCCGGAGGACCGCTGGCGGATCTCCGACAGCAGGCTTCGCGTGAGCCTGGTTCGGTACAAGCCGGAGAAGCGGGCGGTGCTGCGTGTGGAGACGAAGGCAATCGAGCGCGATGGTGAAGAGCGCCGGAACCTCGTCGTGTACGGACGGGCCTACACGGCCGGTCTGGCCGCGGGCCGCTTCGATGCGATGCGTTCTCTCGAAGAGCAGGCCTCCGTCCGGGGTGTACGCGTCCCGACCGCGCTGGCGTGCCTGCCCTCCGAAGGCGTGATCCTCGTCGACTGTCTGGCGGGCGCGCCGGTGACCGTTCCTGTTCTGGGTGCCGATGGATCGCTGCCGGCACGAATCGGTGCCGCCCTGCACCGGGTGCACCAGTGCCGTCCGCGCGGCGTCGAGCGGTTGGCGCGGGCGAAGATCATGGACGGCTGTGCCGCCACCGCGGCCTCGATAGCAGCCGTGGCGCCGGGACTGGCAGGACCCGCGCGCCGCGTGACCGAAACTCTGCGGCGACTCTCCGCCCGTGTTCCGGCCGGGGAGGAAGGCCTCGTGCACGGGGACTTTCACCCGGGGCAGATCCTCGCCGACGGCGAAGACGTCGGGCTGCTTGATTTCGACCGGGCCCATCTCGGTGAAGTCGACGAGGATCTCGGCAACTTCCGGGCCCACCTGCTGGCGGCCGGTGGAATGGACGCCGGCGCCTGTGACGCGGTCATGGAGGCGATGTTCGCCGCACACGGCCGCGGGTGGAGGCGGGATTCCCGCGCCACGGGCTTCTGGACGGCGACGGGTCTGATCAACCTGGCGGTGCAGCCTTTCCGCACCCAGGAGCCGGCGTGGCACGAACAGATGTCGGCGCGCCTTTCACTTTGCGAGGCGATACTGCGATGA